The nucleotide window AAACAGTAAATAAATGTTCCCTTTTAGGGGGGGGGGCTGAGGCCATCGGCTCTGCGGTTGGAGTATCACTTGCTCTGACAAGAAAAAACGAGAAAAAAATCAAAAACAGGTGGTTGACCGTGTGCGAGATTATCTTTTTCGTGAGGCAAAAGTGTGATTGAATGACGTAACAGCTATGAACCCTGGCTATGGTATTTTTGATGGCATCGGGGGTCCTGAATCAGAACTCGAGGGCCAGCTTTTTGCTGATTTTTTCAGCTGCAAACTGTGTCTGCTCGATAATGGCGGGCATCTTTTTATCCGACATGGATGCTTTGAAACCGACAACCCAGAGGGCAGGAATGTGGGCGCCGTATTTTTTGATGGGGACGGCAACGGCACGGACACCGGATAGATATTCTTCATCATCCTTGGCAATGCATGACTGTCTGACCTTTTCAAGTTCTTTGACATACAGGTCGGAATCAATAATAGTGTTGGCGGTGAATTTTACCAGGGGGTTGGCATGCATATACTTTTCAAGATCATGGGGTTCCATCTGGGATAAGAACAGTTTGCCCACGGCACCGGCCATTAACGGCAGGGTAGTGCCGATGGGAGAACTGATTTTAAAATCCCTCCTGGATTCAACAATGTCGATCACAGTGACTTGCTCGCCGTTTCGGACGCCTAAAAAAACCGATTCCTTGCACAGCTCCATCAGATCTTCCATGACCGGGCGTGCAATGTTTTTAAAATCGATCCGTTCATAGGCGGCTTTGCCCAGCGTCATAAGGGTAAGACCAATGGTGTATCTTTTGGATACCGAGTCCCGCACG belongs to Desulfobacula toluolica Tol2 and includes:
- a CDS encoding IclR family transcriptional regulator, with amino-acid sequence MAKKYQAPIVKKAFIILDAISKNTHGLRISEISSSLDISKSTVHGITAALEDMGAVVRDSVSKRYTIGLTLMTLGKAAYERIDFKNIARPVMEDLMELCKESVFLGVRNGEQVTVIDIVESRRDFKISSPIGTTLPLMAGAVGKLFLSQMEPHDLEKYMHANPLVKFTANTIIDSDLYVKELEKVRQSCIAKDDEEYLSGVRAVAVPIKKYGAHIPALWVVGFKASMSDKKMPAIIEQTQFAAEKISKKLALEF